One Planctomycetia bacterium DNA window includes the following coding sequences:
- a CDS encoding class I SAM-dependent methyltransferase translates to MTSSTMMSRVKGLIKERVPLAKSVVQWMKSPLLLETLHGPIPRPPWMPLGNLRESLSREFIHGSGLEIGALYNPVFVKPGVSVTYVDWETTEAMREQVRLLPHHQDAPIVNVDIVDDGATLTKIEAASQDFIIANHFMEHVQDPIGTIKRHLDLVKPNGILYYGIPDKRFTFDKERPVTTLQHLVSDHNEGPAWSLMQHVEEFVALAENKSGIDGENRIKELLSLPQLGIHFHVWTIHELSELFTEIRKRYSLPYAIEAIVCNRALIETICVLRKTESF, encoded by the coding sequence ATGACGTCCTCGACGATGATGAGCCGAGTGAAGGGATTAATCAAGGAACGGGTGCCACTGGCTAAAAGTGTAGTCCAGTGGATGAAGTCGCCACTATTACTGGAGACACTGCATGGCCCGATACCTCGTCCGCCTTGGATGCCATTGGGCAATCTGCGGGAATCGTTGTCACGCGAATTCATCCACGGCAGCGGGCTGGAGATTGGCGCGCTCTACAATCCCGTCTTCGTGAAGCCAGGCGTTTCGGTGACCTATGTCGATTGGGAAACCACCGAAGCGATGCGCGAGCAGGTCAGGCTGTTGCCTCACCATCAGGATGCTCCCATTGTGAATGTGGACATCGTCGATGATGGCGCCACGCTGACAAAAATCGAAGCCGCGTCACAGGATTTTATTATCGCCAACCATTTCATGGAGCATGTGCAGGATCCCATCGGCACCATCAAACGGCATCTGGATTTGGTAAAACCCAACGGCATTCTTTACTACGGCATACCCGATAAGCGATTTACTTTCGACAAGGAACGGCCTGTCACCACGCTGCAGCACCTGGTAAGTGATCACAACGAGGGGCCGGCATGGTCACTCATGCAGCATGTCGAAGAGTTTGTTGCCCTGGCTGAGAACAAATCAGGAATCGATGGGGAGAATCGCATCAAGGAGTTACTGTCTCTGCCTCAATTGGGCATTCATTTTCATGTCTGGACCATTCATGAACTGAGTGAGCTGTTTACAGAAATCCGAAAGCGATACTCATTGCCTTATGCCATAGAAGCGATTGTCTGCAATCGGGCGCTGATTGAAACGATTTGCGTACTTCGAAAAACTGAGAGCTTCTGA
- a CDS encoding NAD(P)H-dependent oxidoreductase, which translates to MAQYQIAVVVGSLRKDSLNRKLAHAIARLAPADFTFKQVEIGDLPLYNQDDDAQPAASAVRLKNEIKAAQGLLFVTPEYNRSMPGVLKNAIDHASRPYGQNSWAGKPAGVIGASIGTIGTALAQQQLRNVLAYLDVPTLGQPEVFIHIKDGFFDDQGNIGAGSKAFLQGWMDKYVAWVKKHAG; encoded by the coding sequence ATGGCTCAGTATCAGATTGCAGTGGTAGTAGGCAGCCTTCGCAAAGATTCACTGAACCGCAAACTGGCTCATGCTATTGCAAGGCTGGCTCCGGCGGATTTTACTTTCAAGCAGGTAGAAATTGGCGACCTGCCACTTTACAACCAGGATGATGATGCTCAGCCTGCCGCATCGGCAGTTCGCCTGAAGAATGAAATCAAAGCAGCACAGGGCCTGCTGTTTGTGACGCCAGAGTACAACCGCTCGATGCCGGGCGTGCTGAAAAATGCGATAGACCACGCTTCGAGGCCCTATGGGCAAAACAGTTGGGCCGGCAAGCCAGCCGGTGTCATCGGTGCATCCATTGGCACTATCGGCACAGCATTGGCTCAACAGCAGTTACGCAATGTGTTAGCTTATCTCGATGTACCTACACTGGGACAGCCCGAGGTGTTCATTCACATCAAAGATGGCTTCTTCGACGATCAGGGTAACATCGGCGCAGGCAGCAAGGCCTTCCTGCAAGGCTGGATGGATAAGTATGTCGCGTGGGTAAAGAAACACGCCGGATAA
- a CDS encoding phosphoribosyltransferase — protein MFRNRQEAGELLGQELSKRELKNPLVLAIPRGGVVTGAAIARILHAELDVMLSRKLRAPDHPEFALGALSEDGTVYMNPQAEELKLPAGYLEQEKSDQFTELTRRKRLFRQIKQQASIAGRSVILTDDGLATGSTMLAAINVVKSSQPHELIIALPIAPPSIIEKLQSVADDVVCLEQPEYFWAVGQHYEDFEQTTDEEVLELLKSSAT, from the coding sequence ATGTTTCGAAATCGTCAGGAAGCTGGTGAATTGCTTGGGCAGGAACTGAGCAAACGGGAATTGAAGAATCCTCTGGTGTTGGCTATTCCGCGTGGAGGAGTGGTCACAGGTGCAGCCATCGCGAGGATACTGCATGCGGAACTGGATGTCATGCTCTCTCGCAAATTACGGGCACCTGATCATCCCGAGTTTGCATTGGGTGCGTTGAGCGAAGATGGCACCGTCTATATGAATCCGCAGGCTGAAGAATTGAAACTGCCTGCGGGATATCTGGAGCAGGAAAAAAGTGATCAATTCACTGAATTAACCAGACGAAAGAGACTGTTTCGTCAAATCAAACAGCAAGCATCCATTGCAGGACGCTCGGTAATTCTGACAGATGACGGTTTAGCAACGGGATCCACCATGCTAGCAGCGATCAACGTGGTAAAGTCATCGCAGCCACATGAATTGATCATCGCATTGCCGATAGCTCCGCCTTCAATAATTGAAAAATTGCAATCAGTGGCTGACGATGTTGTCTGTCTGGAGCAGCCTGAATATTTCTGGGCTGTGGGGCAACATTACGAAGATTTCGAGCAGACGACAGATGAAGAAGTGCTCGAACTTTTGAAAAGCTCTGCAACATAA
- a CDS encoding nucleoside deaminase, with product MDHSLLREAIAISIEKMEANEGGPFGAIVVRQGEIVGRGWNRVTSTNDPTAHAEIVAIRDACANLKTYSLTDCEIYASCEPCPMCLAAVYWARIERLYFAASSEDAAQAGFDDSHIYHEIAKPSEHRKITIIQALREEAQQAFHRWNKKSDRIAY from the coding sequence ATGGATCATTCATTGTTGCGTGAAGCGATTGCAATCTCCATCGAAAAAATGGAAGCCAACGAAGGTGGCCCCTTTGGAGCGATCGTGGTGCGTCAAGGTGAGATTGTTGGTCGTGGCTGGAACCGGGTGACATCTACGAATGATCCGACAGCCCATGCTGAAATCGTTGCTATTCGCGATGCATGTGCCAACTTGAAGACCTATTCGCTGACAGATTGTGAGATCTACGCCAGTTGTGAACCGTGCCCGATGTGCCTGGCTGCGGTCTACTGGGCCCGCATTGAACGACTCTATTTTGCAGCCAGCAGTGAAGATGCGGCTCAAGCTGGATTTGATGACAGCCACATTTATCACGAAATCGCAAAACCATCAGAACATCGGAAAATCACCATCATTCAGGCATTGCGCGAAGAGGCTCAACAAGCCTTTCATCGCTGGAATAAGAAATCCGATCGAATCGCATACTGA
- a CDS encoding DUF1553 domain-containing protein yields the protein MLAACLLTYWCHAIDSPVISEKVVTFERDIVPLLTRHGCNAGACHGKARGQNGFALSLLAYDHDFDYHAITQEGRGRRVFPAQPEASLLLRKATGEVPHGGGKRVPKESVAYQQLTQWIAAGHPRTPASAPVLKRIIVSPTERLMKPGSSEQLKIIAHYSDGSKEDVTSMTAFQSNESVYASVNDKGMIQAGNLPGEAAIMARYQNLFAVCQVMIPLPNKPDATLFDKLPRNNFIDGHVWAKLKQLGMVPADEANEATLHRRLYLDILGKLPTTQETRTYLNSTDPQKKLKLIDTLLTRPEYADNWANKWADLLRPNPYRVGIKATFNLDGWLRDAFRQNMPYDQMVREIVTAQGSTFQNGAAVLFRDRRSPDEITTIVSQLFLGVRLDCAKCHHHPFEVWGQQDFYSFAAFFARLGHKGVGLSPPISGGEEVIYTLPSGVVKHPVTGKDMFPTPLLGKPVNIPIEEDPRAVLARWMTSPENPFFAKVIVNRVWADLLGRGIVEPVDDLRATNPPTNSRLLDALADDFKKHQYDLKHLIKTIASSYVYSLSSVPRPENAGDSRNYSRHYRQRLRAEVLLDAISDITSVSENFDAMPSGSSAMTVWTARIPSLFLDSFSRPDPNQDPPCERTAETSVVQALHLMNANSLHKKVTADQAKAANLSKDIKNNTELIDEIYLLVYCRYPADNERNIALKRYQKPGASRRQVTEDLMWALVNTPEFLFKD from the coding sequence ATGCTTGCCGCCTGCCTGCTGACATACTGGTGCCATGCAATTGATTCGCCTGTAATCAGCGAAAAGGTAGTCACGTTTGAACGTGACATTGTGCCGCTGCTCACGCGACATGGATGCAACGCCGGAGCGTGTCATGGCAAAGCACGGGGGCAGAACGGCTTTGCACTTTCACTGTTAGCCTACGATCATGATTTCGATTACCACGCGATCACGCAGGAAGGGCGTGGCCGACGTGTCTTCCCGGCACAGCCTGAAGCGAGCCTGCTGCTTCGCAAAGCAACTGGCGAAGTGCCTCATGGTGGTGGCAAGCGCGTACCCAAAGAAAGTGTAGCTTATCAGCAATTAACCCAATGGATCGCTGCGGGACATCCGCGTACTCCTGCTTCGGCACCGGTGCTGAAACGCATAATCGTGTCTCCCACGGAAAGGCTGATGAAGCCCGGCAGCAGCGAGCAACTCAAAATCATTGCACACTATTCCGATGGCAGCAAAGAAGATGTCACCAGCATGACGGCATTCCAGTCAAATGAAAGTGTATATGCGAGTGTGAATGACAAGGGCATGATTCAGGCTGGCAATCTGCCTGGGGAAGCAGCGATCATGGCACGGTATCAGAACCTGTTTGCTGTCTGCCAGGTGATGATTCCATTACCCAACAAACCCGATGCAACTCTTTTTGACAAGTTGCCCCGCAACAACTTTATTGATGGTCACGTCTGGGCCAAGCTCAAGCAATTAGGCATGGTGCCAGCTGATGAAGCAAATGAAGCGACACTGCATCGGCGACTGTATCTGGACATCCTCGGCAAGTTACCCACAACGCAGGAAACACGAACTTATCTTAATAGCACCGATCCGCAAAAGAAACTAAAACTGATTGATACGCTGCTGACAAGGCCTGAGTATGCCGACAACTGGGCGAATAAGTGGGCCGATCTGCTTCGTCCCAATCCGTACCGTGTAGGCATCAAGGCTACTTTCAACCTGGATGGCTGGTTACGTGATGCGTTTCGCCAGAACATGCCCTACGACCAGATGGTGCGTGAGATTGTCACGGCCCAGGGGAGCACGTTTCAAAATGGCGCTGCGGTACTCTTCCGTGATCGACGTTCGCCCGATGAAATTACCACCATCGTCAGCCAGCTTTTCCTTGGCGTACGGCTCGATTGTGCGAAATGCCATCACCACCCGTTTGAGGTATGGGGCCAGCAGGATTTCTACAGCTTCGCAGCATTTTTTGCACGACTCGGACACAAAGGCGTAGGCCTCTCACCACCCATATCAGGCGGCGAGGAAGTGATCTATACTTTGCCGAGCGGTGTAGTGAAGCATCCCGTGACAGGTAAAGATATGTTTCCTACGCCCCTTCTGGGTAAGCCTGTTAATATCCCAATAGAGGAAGATCCACGTGCAGTGCTGGCCCGCTGGATGACATCGCCGGAGAATCCTTTTTTCGCCAAGGTCATCGTGAACCGTGTATGGGCTGATCTGCTCGGGCGAGGCATCGTCGAACCTGTGGATGATCTTCGCGCCACCAACCCACCTACCAACTCCAGGCTGCTTGATGCGTTGGCGGATGATTTCAAGAAACACCAGTACGATCTGAAGCACCTCATCAAAACCATTGCCAGCAGCTATGTCTACAGCCTGAGTTCTGTACCCCGTCCAGAGAATGCTGGCGATTCACGCAACTACAGCAGGCACTATCGTCAGCGGTTGCGTGCGGAAGTGCTGCTGGATGCTATCAGCGACATTACTAGCGTGAGCGAGAATTTTGATGCCATGCCTTCTGGCTCATCAGCAATGACAGTATGGACTGCTCGAATACCATCATTGTTTCTGGACAGTTTCAGCAGGCCTGACCCCAATCAGGACCCGCCTTGCGAACGCACTGCCGAAACGAGCGTCGTGCAGGCTTTGCACCTGATGAATGCGAATAGCCTGCACAAGAAGGTGACGGCTGACCAGGCAAAAGCTGCGAACCTGTCGAAAGACATCAAGAACAACACCGAACTGATCGATGAGATTTATCTGCTGGTATATTGCCGATATCCTGCCGATAATGAACGCAATATTGCCTTGAAACGATATCAAAAACCTGGTGCCTCCCGCAGGCAGGTGACTGAAGACCTCATGTGGGCCTTGGTCAATACTCCCGAATTCCTCTTCAAGGATTAA
- a CDS encoding DUF1501 domain-containing protein, translating to MALWTNCNGMSRRDCLQIGLGTLFGGGLATAFRAQAAAKGAGITATAKSCILIWMDGGPTHYETFDPKPLAPSEIRGEFNPIATKVPGIFVSEQMKRLAASMDKIALVRSIRHDQGNHGAGNHYMMTGAPPRIPVGCGAFVSFHPSLGSVTAYEKRAPAGLPAYFSLPSMSRSGGPNFLGAQYAPFVVDGDPNNNNFRVRDVTIPNGLSADRFGERCDIRKEVDQFQRLLDKNSSDPALGLDEHYRQAHELMQSKQAQAAFDIGKEPPTLRDAYGRNAFGQRALLARRLVEAGVPFITLYDGGWDHHTKLFDALKKRLPSWDQTVATLINDLDQRGLLETTMVIALGEFGRTPQINKDGGRDHWSNAMSVLFAGGGTPGGQVIGSTDKQGYAAVERVLSPENFASTVYTKLGIDPEKILYAPNGRPSHLVSDPTPIKELMG from the coding sequence ATGGCATTATGGACAAACTGTAATGGCATGAGTCGCCGCGACTGCCTGCAAATCGGGCTGGGAACACTTTTTGGTGGCGGACTGGCAACAGCCTTTCGGGCACAAGCTGCAGCTAAAGGTGCTGGCATTACTGCAACAGCCAAGTCGTGCATTTTGATCTGGATGGATGGCGGGCCGACCCATTATGAAACGTTTGACCCCAAGCCCCTGGCACCCAGCGAAATCCGGGGCGAATTCAACCCCATCGCCACCAAAGTTCCGGGCATCTTCGTTTCCGAACAGATGAAACGGCTTGCGGCAAGCATGGACAAGATCGCTCTCGTGCGCTCCATCCGTCACGATCAAGGCAACCACGGTGCAGGCAACCACTACATGATGACCGGTGCTCCGCCACGCATTCCCGTGGGTTGCGGAGCCTTTGTCAGCTTCCACCCTAGCCTGGGTTCTGTCACTGCTTATGAAAAACGGGCACCGGCTGGTTTGCCTGCTTATTTCTCATTACCTTCGATGTCCCGCTCTGGAGGTCCTAACTTCCTAGGCGCTCAATACGCGCCATTCGTCGTCGATGGCGATCCCAATAATAACAATTTCCGCGTGCGCGATGTCACCATTCCTAATGGTTTGTCAGCTGATCGATTTGGAGAAAGATGCGATATCCGTAAGGAAGTTGATCAATTCCAGCGACTGCTTGACAAAAACAGTTCCGATCCTGCCTTGGGCCTTGATGAACACTACCGCCAGGCACATGAGTTGATGCAATCAAAACAGGCCCAGGCCGCATTCGATATTGGCAAAGAACCACCAACACTACGCGATGCATATGGCCGAAATGCCTTCGGCCAGCGAGCATTACTAGCCCGCCGCCTGGTCGAAGCTGGCGTGCCTTTCATTACGTTATACGATGGTGGTTGGGATCATCATACCAAGCTCTTCGACGCTCTCAAAAAGCGTTTGCCTAGCTGGGATCAGACCGTAGCGACGCTCATCAATGATCTTGACCAGCGGGGCTTGCTGGAAACAACGATGGTAATTGCCCTAGGTGAGTTTGGTCGTACACCGCAGATTAATAAAGATGGAGGTCGCGATCACTGGTCAAACGCCATGAGTGTTTTGTTTGCCGGTGGTGGCACGCCGGGTGGCCAAGTGATTGGTTCTACTGATAAGCAAGGCTACGCAGCTGTCGAACGTGTTCTCTCGCCGGAGAATTTTGCTTCGACGGTTTACACCAAACTGGGCATTGATCCGGAGAAGATACTCTATGCTCCCAACGGAAGGCCATCGCATCTGGTGAGCGATCCGACACCGATTAAGGAATTGATGGGATAG
- a CDS encoding TVP38/TMEM64 family protein, producing the protein MTEVPSSNRIPTFLYLLLLAGVVTCSFVIPWNSSLEQSQSFLHHIRNWCDENTVKGLAFYGLVYVSFTGFSLPGALYLTLIGACLFGWYSLPIISFTSTAGATMSCWLARWLLRDSLPTKYQNRWKHFQHDFKRFGWLYLLAMRLNPIIPFFLINLFVGLTRMPLWQFWIISQVGMLPVTAIYVWIGSELSQVANLRELVSWRLLSALIASSLVPLLLRWLIGKWMRETSIQPDDKPLSF; encoded by the coding sequence ATGACAGAAGTTCCATCCTCGAATCGAATTCCCACGTTTCTTTACCTGCTCTTGCTGGCTGGGGTAGTTACGTGTAGCTTTGTCATACCCTGGAACTCCTCGCTGGAACAATCGCAGAGCTTTCTTCACCACATTCGCAACTGGTGTGATGAGAATACAGTTAAAGGACTGGCTTTCTATGGACTGGTGTATGTTTCTTTTACCGGATTCTCATTACCCGGTGCATTGTATCTGACCTTGATCGGTGCCTGTTTATTTGGTTGGTACAGTCTTCCGATCATCAGTTTCACTTCCACCGCTGGCGCTACGATGTCCTGCTGGCTGGCACGCTGGTTATTGCGAGACAGTTTACCAACGAAATATCAAAACCGTTGGAAACACTTTCAGCATGACTTCAAGCGATTTGGCTGGCTCTACCTGCTGGCGATGCGCCTAAATCCAATCATCCCGTTTTTTCTCATCAACCTATTTGTTGGGTTAACACGCATGCCACTCTGGCAGTTCTGGATTATCAGCCAGGTCGGAATGCTGCCCGTCACAGCGATTTATGTCTGGATTGGATCGGAACTATCGCAGGTAGCCAATCTTCGCGAGCTGGTGTCATGGCGATTGTTATCTGCATTGATCGCCAGCTCACTGGTACCCCTTCTGCTTCGCTGGTTGATCGGCAAATGGATGAGAGAAACTTCGATACAACCTGATGACAAGCCATTGTCATTCTGA
- the glgP gene encoding alpha-glucan family phosphorylase: MAKPRIRTFAVSPSLPPRLRGLGRIAYNLWWCWNPEAVALFSRIDPDVWDQVDHSPVRLGGIVSQSRLNELAEDDGFLAHLDRVESQLNEYMNKPGWFAQTIKKDDVKVAYFSAEFGIHESIPIYSGGLGLLAGDHLKSASDLGLPLVGVGLMYRQGYFRQYMNTEGWQQETYPENDFYNLPLIAEKDQGGKPLFVTVPFPGREIYAKVWRIQVGRVPLYLLDCNVPQNSEEDREITAQLYGGDLENRIKQELVLGVGGYRAIRAKGFRPTVCHMNEGHSAFLALERIRYAMDLYGLAFTEAKEMVASGNVFTTHTPVPAGNDRFPPAFIDKYLEYYLQKLNLSKTELMALGREITTDTQEYFCMTVLALKLSNVSNGVSKLHGSVSRRMWKRIWPDVPESELPISHITNGVHHGFWINPELAQLFRRYLGCNPAERPCDHTYWDRINKVPDAELWRTIESNRQQLIIFARLRLRKQLERRGALPSEIALASEVLNPDTLTIAFARRSATYKRGTLIFRDLDRLNRILNNKHMPVQLLFSGKAHPHDKAGKELLKEMIHVAKRSEFRHRIVFLEDYDINVARHLVQGVDIWLNNPRRPLEASGTSGMKCIANGGLHLSILDGWWDEGYARDNGFAIGNGEEYTDVQTNEEARLDYQDAVESQALYHILEQEIIPLYYRRGEDGVPHDWLRIVKNSFRTLCPFFNTNRMVEDYIRQAYLPSHDRHETLFANHQQAAKDLAVWRTRIEKNWPRLSITQVEASDTGEMLVGKQLDVRTAVVLSDLVPTDVEVQLLHGKVDAKGQFLSFDKVVMNQAERTPAGAIWFQGSFVCQQSGNYGFAVRVLPKHENLASPFTTGLILWN; this comes from the coding sequence ATGGCTAAGCCACGCATCAGGACTTTTGCAGTATCTCCATCGTTGCCTCCACGTCTGCGGGGACTGGGACGGATTGCCTACAACCTCTGGTGGTGCTGGAATCCGGAAGCGGTCGCTCTTTTTTCGCGCATTGATCCAGATGTCTGGGATCAAGTTGACCATAGCCCGGTTCGCCTGGGCGGCATTGTGTCACAATCGAGACTGAACGAGCTTGCTGAAGATGATGGCTTCCTGGCTCATCTGGATCGTGTCGAATCACAACTAAACGAGTACATGAACAAGCCCGGATGGTTTGCCCAAACTATCAAGAAAGATGATGTCAAAGTAGCCTATTTCTCTGCTGAGTTTGGGATTCATGAAAGCATTCCTATCTATTCCGGCGGATTGGGGCTCTTGGCAGGCGATCATCTGAAATCCGCCAGCGACCTGGGGCTGCCTCTGGTAGGCGTTGGATTGATGTATCGTCAGGGTTACTTCCGACAATACATGAACACCGAAGGCTGGCAGCAGGAAACGTATCCTGAAAATGATTTCTATAACCTCCCGTTGATAGCTGAAAAAGACCAAGGTGGTAAACCACTTTTTGTCACTGTTCCTTTTCCGGGTCGTGAAATTTATGCCAAGGTATGGCGAATTCAGGTAGGCAGGGTGCCTTTATACCTTCTGGATTGCAATGTTCCTCAAAATTCAGAAGAAGATCGGGAAATAACTGCACAGCTTTATGGTGGAGATCTGGAGAATCGGATCAAGCAGGAGCTGGTTCTGGGTGTCGGCGGGTATCGAGCCATTCGTGCCAAAGGATTCAGACCAACGGTCTGTCACATGAATGAAGGCCACTCGGCGTTTCTGGCACTGGAACGCATTCGATATGCCATGGATTTATACGGGTTAGCTTTTACTGAAGCCAAAGAGATGGTTGCCTCGGGTAATGTCTTTACCACACATACACCTGTACCTGCTGGTAATGACCGTTTTCCACCAGCTTTCATTGATAAATACCTGGAATACTATCTTCAAAAGTTGAATTTATCCAAGACGGAGTTGATGGCACTGGGTCGAGAAATCACAACCGATACCCAGGAATATTTCTGCATGACAGTCTTGGCTCTCAAATTGTCGAATGTCAGCAACGGCGTCAGCAAACTGCATGGATCAGTATCCAGACGAATGTGGAAACGTATCTGGCCCGATGTGCCTGAATCGGAATTACCTATCTCGCACATTACCAATGGCGTTCACCATGGATTCTGGATTAATCCTGAACTGGCTCAACTGTTTCGGCGATACCTTGGTTGCAATCCGGCCGAACGACCTTGCGATCACACGTATTGGGACAGAATTAACAAGGTACCCGATGCAGAATTGTGGCGGACCATTGAAAGCAACCGCCAGCAACTGATTATTTTTGCCCGTCTGCGATTACGCAAGCAACTTGAACGGCGAGGAGCTTTACCAAGCGAAATAGCATTAGCCAGTGAGGTACTGAATCCTGACACACTGACGATCGCTTTCGCTCGCCGATCAGCCACTTACAAACGAGGAACGCTGATCTTCCGTGATCTGGATCGACTGAACAGAATTCTCAATAACAAACACATGCCGGTACAGTTGTTGTTCTCAGGCAAGGCTCACCCGCATGACAAGGCCGGTAAGGAATTACTCAAAGAAATGATCCATGTCGCGAAACGCTCGGAGTTCCGACATCGCATCGTGTTTCTGGAAGATTACGACATCAATGTTGCCCGGCATCTGGTGCAGGGAGTAGATATCTGGCTCAATAATCCGCGTCGACCCCTGGAAGCATCAGGCACCAGTGGCATGAAGTGCATTGCCAATGGCGGGCTTCATCTCTCTATTCTGGATGGCTGGTGGGATGAAGGTTATGCTCGCGACAACGGCTTTGCCATTGGCAATGGTGAAGAATATACCGACGTTCAAACAAACGAAGAAGCTCGTCTTGATTACCAGGATGCGGTCGAAAGCCAAGCCCTTTATCACATCCTGGAACAGGAAATTATCCCTCTTTATTATCGCCGTGGTGAAGACGGAGTACCTCACGATTGGCTGCGTATTGTGAAAAATTCGTTCCGTACCCTTTGTCCATTTTTCAACACCAACCGCATGGTGGAAGATTACATCAGACAGGCGTATCTTCCATCGCATGATCGCCACGAAACGTTATTTGCCAATCATCAGCAGGCAGCCAAAGACCTTGCTGTCTGGCGTACGAGGATCGAAAAGAACTGGCCTCGACTTTCGATCACTCAGGTCGAAGCATCAGATACTGGTGAAATGCTGGTTGGAAAGCAATTGGATGTGCGAACAGCAGTAGTATTAAGTGATCTGGTACCAACTGATGTTGAAGTGCAATTGCTACATGGTAAAGTGGATGCGAAGGGACAATTTCTCTCGTTTGATAAAGTTGTGATGAATCAAGCTGAACGAACTCCCGCCGGTGCTATCTGGTTCCAGGGGAGTTTCGTTTGCCAGCAGAGTGGCAACTACGGATTTGCTGTTCGGGTACTACCCAAGCATGAGAACCTGGCATCACCATTTACTACAGGTTTGATTTTGTGGAATTAA
- a CDS encoding cysteine desulfurase: MSRIYLDNNSTTPLLPEVLEVMHECAIHYPGNPASAHRSGAAARSKLEEARQTIANCLGAYPDEVIFTSGATEANNLALFGLTADKFGTLIVSSIEHPSIVESCRRMEAHGWYILPWNIDREGYVSGIRDDIKPNLMTLQLANHETGTVQKIAHWQTCFPHALFHCDGTQAVGKIPVHFHELDINTLSFSAHKFHGPVGIGALLVNRCTTLQPHSFGGHQQKGLRPGTESVALAVGMAKALELAVHELPLRQARCLQLRRMFLQLLRDHEVEYQILGDSERGLVHTLNLSFAGCASELLLIRLDLAGLDCSTGSACSSGSMLASPVLQAMNVPESQLKSSIRFSLSHLLTDEQISEAVIRIAREVRALRAG, encoded by the coding sequence ATGTCACGCATCTATCTTGATAACAATAGTACTACGCCACTGCTTCCCGAAGTCCTGGAAGTCATGCATGAATGTGCTATTCACTATCCCGGCAATCCAGCCAGTGCACATCGCAGTGGTGCAGCTGCACGCAGTAAACTCGAAGAAGCCAGACAGACTATCGCAAATTGTCTAGGTGCATACCCGGATGAAGTAATCTTCACCAGCGGTGCAACTGAAGCGAACAACCTGGCTCTATTTGGATTAACAGCCGACAAGTTCGGCACGCTGATTGTCTCATCCATTGAACACCCATCTATCGTGGAGTCTTGCCGAAGGATGGAGGCACACGGATGGTACATTCTTCCATGGAACATTGATCGGGAAGGGTACGTCTCAGGAATTCGCGATGATATCAAGCCTAATTTGATGACATTGCAGTTGGCAAATCATGAGACTGGTACTGTCCAGAAGATTGCACACTGGCAAACCTGCTTCCCCCATGCACTTTTCCATTGCGATGGCACGCAGGCAGTTGGAAAAATACCAGTGCATTTTCATGAACTGGACATCAACACACTGTCATTCTCTGCACATAAATTTCATGGTCCGGTAGGAATCGGTGCATTACTGGTGAATCGATGCACTACTTTGCAACCTCACAGCTTTGGTGGACATCAACAAAAGGGACTTCGTCCTGGTACCGAATCAGTGGCATTAGCAGTGGGCATGGCGAAGGCATTGGAATTGGCTGTCCATGAATTACCCTTACGCCAAGCCCGTTGCTTGCAGTTGCGTCGCATGTTTCTTCAGCTCTTGCGAGATCATGAAGTCGAATATCAGATCCTTGGCGATTCAGAGCGTGGCCTGGTACACACACTCAATCTGTCCTTTGCGGGATGTGCAAGTGAGTTATTGCTGATCAGACTGGACCTGGCAGGATTAGATTGTTCAACTGGGTCTGCCTGTTCCAGTGGTTCCATGCTGGCCTCGCCCGTGCTTCAAGCCATGAATGTCCCTGAATCGCAATTGAAGTCTTCCATTCGATTCAGCTTGAGTCATCTACTGACTGACGAACAGATATCAGAAGCTGTCATCAGAATTGCACGTGAAGTGAGAGCTCTTCGAGCCGGATAA